The genomic DNA TTGTATTAATCTCCAAAATAGTTGCTCCTTCTGTTTCTTTTTATTATCTAAAAGTTTAATATATTGAACAAAAGTATTCTTTATTGTATTATACAATATATATCTTAGTTGTTCAAAAGGAGTGGTTAATAATGAAAACGCTCATTCGCTCGTTGTGTCTCATTATCGAAGGTCTAGATTTTCAGACACACGTGTTTAAATTTTATACAGAAAGAAGGAAAAAAAGAGAATGAACCACCAATTAGATGCACCCACTGGCATTCGTGAAGCCTTGCCAACGGTTTTTGGCTATATTGGTATTGGCATTGCTTTTGGTATCGTAGGACAAGCAGCAGGTTTTTCCCCTCTTATTGTTAGTGCGATGTCGTTTTTTATTTTTGCAGGATCTGCTCAGTTTGTAACAGTTAGTATGTTGACTGGTGGCAGCCCTATTTTATCTATTGTGTTAGCGACTTTCTTAGTAAATGCGCGTATGATTCTTATGGGAATGACCATTGCGCCTTACTTTAAAGCCGAATCTCTCGGTAAAAATCTCTGGTTGGGAACCTTACTGACGGATGAAAGTTTTGCACTAGGAATGAATAAATTAAACCACACCAAAGGACGTTTAAGTTTTGAGTGGTTTAATGCTGCCAATTTGATTTCCTATGCGACTTGGGTTTTTTCGACGATCATCGGTGCCTATCTAGGGCGCTTTATTGCAAACCCTCAAGCATTAGGTCTTGAGTTTGCGGTCGTGGCTATGTTCATTGGTTTACTCTATCTGCAGATAATTAGTGATCGTTCCATGAAAATCGCTTTACAACTCATCATGGTCCTGATTACTTTTGGTTTGATGTCTATTGGTCTAATTTTTATTCCCAGTAATTTAATTGTCTTAGTTGTCACGTTAATCGGTTGTGGAATAGGAGTGATGATAAAACATGCCTTCTTCTGAGTATCTCTTTTTAACAATTTTAGGCTGTACCGTTGCAACCTGGCTTTCAAGAATACTGCCATTTTTACTTTTAAAAAAAATCAGTCTGCCACAGAAATTATTAGAATATCTAAGTTTTGTTCCCATTGTGATTATGTCCGCCTTATGGTTTAGTAGCTTATTTGAACAAAGAATTGGGCATTTACCAAGCCTCAATCTTCCTTATTTATTCGCTTCATTCCCTACCATTTTAGCCGCAATACTTACTAAAAACTTATTGCTTATTGTACTGGTAGGCATTGCTTCATTTGCACTAATCCAAAATTTTATCTAAAAAAAAACAGACAGGCACTACCATCTGGTAGTGCCTGTCTGTTTTTTTAGATGCCAGCTGCAGGGATCGAACCTGTGACCTACGCGTTACGAGTGCGTTGCTCTACCAACTGAGCTAAGCTGGCCTGAAACAAATCTATTATAGGACTTTCTACTTTATTTGTAAAGTCTGTTTGTTATTTATTTATGCAAAATCTCTTTAAAATAAGCCAAATAGCGACTTTACAAACTTTTTTCTGAAAATGTGGTATAATAGAGATATCAAGAAAGGATGGTTTTTTGTATGTCAAATTTTAATGGTATGGTTACTCCTGTTGTTCCATCGGATGCTGGTAAGGATTTCGCCGTTGACACCCATGTTACTTTTCTTGTTCACGGACAGCCACAAACAGGCGTTGTTACGAAACAATTAAAAAATGCCGCTGTCGTCGAAATTGACGAAACGCAAAAAAACAATCACTTAATGGTGCATAGCAATGGTGTAATTGTTATTAATTACAAACAATTGAAAAAGATTTAATTCTTCAAGCGTGGGAAATTTCCCCCGCTCTTTTTTATGTACAGAATTGGAATACTTTCCAATTCGTCGGAAACTATAATGCTGTAATAAACGCAAAAAACCCAAAAATAATTCCGGGCACATTAGCAAAAATAATGGACTTATCTCGTGTTTCTCCATCGTCTCCATATAACCCATGAATCGTCCAAAAAATACAATTAATCATTGCCACTAATGGTTGCGTCGGATTGCCTTTTTCCCCATGTAAATTTCCATAAATTTGTGGAATATATGAAACATACATCAAAACTGACATCATACTAGCAATCACAGCGATAGCGTGTAAGACTTTTTTATTCTTTTTCATAGCTCCTCCTTTGTTTTTTTATTTTTATTATACACCTAGAAAAGTTCTTCAAGCAAAAGAAAACCGTTAGTAACCATAATCGGTTATCTAACGGTTTTTTGTTATTATTTTGTTCCAAATAAACGGTCACCAGCATCCCCTAAACCAGGAACGATATAGCCGTCTTCGTTTAAGCGCTCATCTAAAGCTGCTGTATAAATATCTACATCTGGGTGCGCTTCTTGTAAAGCTTTCACACCTTCTGGAACGGCCACTAGACATACAAATTTAATGTTGCTAGCACCACGTTCTTTTAATGAATCGATGGCCATAATTGCGGAACCACCTGTTGCTAGCATTGGGTCAACAACAAATAATTGACGACTTGCAATGTCTTCAGGTAATTTCACGAAGTATTCATGTGGTTGCAATGTTTCTTCATCACGGTAAAGTCCAACGTGTCCAACTTTCGCTGCTGGAATTAATTCTAAAATCCCATCAACCATGCCAATGCCGGCACGTAAAATAGGAATGATTGCTACTTTTTTCCCTGAAAGTGTTTTTTGTGTTGATTTACCCATCGGTGTTTCGATAACAACATCCTCTAAAGGCATATCCCGTGATACTTCATAAGCCATTAACATAGCAATTTCGTTGACAACTTCGCGGAAAACCTTTGTCCCACAGTTCTTTTCGCGAATCATTGTTAGTTTGTGTTGAATTAGCGGATGATCAATTACTTGAAATTTTCCCATATCTATTCTCCTTCATTATTTTATTCTTTCTTATTGTAAAACAAAAGAGCCTAGGACACAAGTTGAATTCCTTAAATCCTAAGCTCCGACTCTTATTTGTACAGAGAATCGCGCTTCAGCTATCCCTGATGTTAGTTATATAATGGATATTTTTTAGTTAGCGCTGCTACAGCTGCTTTGACTTCATCATGAACTGCTGTATTTTCTGGATCTTTTAAAACTTGAACGATTAATTTAGCAACTTCTACCGCATCTTCTTCTTTAAAACCACGTGAAGTAATCGCAGGCGTTCCAATACGAATACCACTTGTTTTAAATGGACTTAATTGTTCAAACGGAATTGAATTTTTATTGACAGTAATATTTACACTATCTAAAATAGCTTCTGCTTCTTTTCCATTTAAACCAAAACCTGTCACTTCAATCAGTAATAAGTGGTTGTCTGTTGCCCCACTAATTAAACGAGCTTCTGGCGCTTGATTGAAAACTTTCGTCATCGCTTGTGCATTTGCAATCACTTGCTGACTATATTCAGCAAAACTTGGATCCAATGCTTCTTTAAAAGCTGCGGCTTTTCCGGCAATCACATGTTCCAATGGGCCACCTTGAATGCCTGGGAAAATACTACTATTTACTTTTTTCGCCAATTCTTCGCTATTTGTCAAAATTAAACCGCCACGAGGACCACGCAATGTTTTATGGGTCGTACTTGTTACGATATCAGCATACGGAACTGGATTTGGGTGCAACCCTGAAGCTACCAAGCCTGCAATATGTGCCATATCAACCATTAACTTGGCATCTACTTCATCAGCGATTTCACGGAAACGTTTGAAGTCAATCGTTCGTGAATACGCACTTGCGCCTGCAACGATTAGTTTTGGACGATGTTCTCTTGCTAAAATTCGCACGACATCGTAATCGATTACTTCTGTTGAAGGATCCACTCCATAACTGACAAAATTATAGGTTTTTCCACTAAAGTTAACGGGCGAACCATGTGTTAAGTGACCACCAGCTGATAAATCCATCCCCAAAATGGTATCACCTGGTTCAACCAATGAAAGGTATGCCGCTGTATTGGCTTGAGAACCTGAATGGGCTTGTACATTCGCGAATTTTGCACCAAATAATTCTTTGGCACGATCGATAGCTAAATTTTCTACGATATCGATAAATTCACAACCACCATAGTACCGTTTGCCAGGGTAACCTTCTGCGTATTTATTCGTTAAAATACTTCCTTGGGCAGCCATCACCGCTTTTGACACGACATTCTCAGATGCGATTAGTTCCAAGTTATTTTCTTGGCGCTCTTCTTCTCTTGCAATTGCATTCCATAAATCTGGGTCATACGTTTTGTAATCCATTCAAACAACACTCCATTTTGTTTTCTTTTGTCTGATTGTATCATACTTCTGTGTCAGCTTCGTTACAAATACCTCTTATTTTTCAAAAAATTTTTGATTAGCTGATTTTTTCAAGCGATTCATGTAAGCAGTGCCTAAACCAGTTTCTGCAAATCCTTGTGCAAAAATCGTGGTAGCTCCTTGCTCATCTAACGCTCTTAACCCTGCAAATAGTTCTTTTGTGGCATTTTCAACCGTTTCTGCACCATAAGAATAAACAAACGTATTTTCTGTATCTAGTTGTGCTGCCTGTTCATCACTTAAAAATAAGCCGATTTTTTCCTGTTGTTCTTTTGCTTGCTGAATCGCCGCTTGCCATTCTGCTGTTTGACCGCTTATAATCCAAACTTCCGCATCAGGAGAATAGTGTTTGTATTTCATCCCTGGCGCTTTGGGTGCTGCAGTTTCACTAATCAAATGTGTATCGATTTTCACTTGGGGAATAATGCTTTCCAACTGCTCTTTGGTAATTGCTCCTGGTCGTAAAATAACTGGCACACCATCTTCCGCCGTTAAATCTAAGACCGTTGACTCCACCCCAATCTGCGTTGGGCCATCATCTAATATGGCAGCAATTTTCCCCTGCAAATCATGATAAACATGCTCTGCAGATGTTGGACTAGGCTTGCCAGAAGTGTTCGCACTTGGTCCGACCAATGGAACATTGGCTTGTTCAATCAAAGCTAAGGTCGCTTGGTTATCTGGCATACGAAAAGCGACTGTCTCTAAACCACCTGTTACTGTTTTAGAAAATGTATCGCTAGGCACATTAAAAATTAAAGTTAATGGTCCCGGCCAAAAGGCAGACACCAATTTTGTAGCGACTTCTGGTAAGGTCGCTACGTATTTTTTGACCATTTCAACGTTGTTCACATGAACGATCAATGGATTATCACTGGGGCGGCCTTTTACTTGGTAAACTTTTTTTACTGCCGCTTCATTTAAGGCATCGGCACCTAAGCCATAAACAGTTTCTGTTGGAAAAGCCACTAGCTCGCCTGCTTGAATGGCTGCTGCTGCTTGGGCTATTTCTTGTTTGGTTAATTTTTTTGTTTCCATTGCAAATCGCTCCTTCTAGAAAAGTGGCGACGAAGAACCTTAGTTACTCGGCTATCGCGAGGCGATCGTTGCCAGATAAATCTTTTTCAATTTTAATTGTTTTTTGTGGATAGGCGGCGCTCAATAATTCTTGGAGGGCCGCGCCTTGTTGAAACCCTATTTCAAAATAAATTTTACCGTCTGCTTTAAGCATCGTTTGACTTTCATGAATTAATTGTTGGTATAAGGCCAAACCGTTATTTTCAGCGAATAAAGCGGTTTTAGGTTCATACGTTCGGACACTTGCATCCATTAAATGCCATTCTTGTTCACTAATATAGGGCGGATTAGAAATAAGCAGATCAATTTTTTCAGAAGCAACTGGCTGTAAGCCATTCCCATGATAAAATTCGATGTCAGCACCTAATACTTGCGCGTTTTTTTTAGCGACAGTCAACGCTTCCTCTGAAAGATCAATGGCAATAACTCGCCAGTTGGGCCGTGCCAGTTTCAAGCTAATCGCAATGGCACCTGTCCCTGTTCCGACATCCACGACCGTCAAAGGAGTATCTGGATTGGCTTTTAAGCAACGCTCGACTAATTCTTCTGTTTCTGGTCTAGGAATCAAAGTATGTTCATTAACAATAAAGGAATGTCCATAAAATTCAGCTTGTCCTAGTAAATATTGTGCTGGGTAATCTGTCAATAATTGGGCTAAATCCGTTTTTAATTGTTTCTCTTCTTCTTTGGGCATTTCTTCTTGCATATGCAGGAGCCACTGCGTTTTATCCCAACCTTTACGTTCTAAAAAAACATAGTGAATAGCATAGCCTTCTTTGCCTTGCGCCTCTAAAAAAGAAGAAGCCCAGTTAAGGACTTCAAAGTAACGTTTAGCCATTTTGCATCTCTTCTAATTTCGATGTTTGATCATATAAGACTAATGCATCAATGATTTCGTCTAATTTACCAGCAAGAATCTGGTCTAGTTTTTGGATGGTTAAACCAATACGATGATCCGTTACTCGATTTTGTGGGAAGTTATACGTTCTGATTCGTTCTGAACGATCTCCGGTCCCCACCGCCGATTTACGGTTAGCATCATATTCACTTTGTGCTTCTTGTTGAATTTGGTCATACACACGAGCACGCAAAACTTTCATTGCTTTTTCACGGTTTTTTAGCTGTGAACGTTCATCTTGCATTGCGACTACGATTCCTGTTGGTAAATGGGTTAAACGAACAGCCGAAGCGGTTTTATTGACGTGCTGTCCACCAGCGCCACTTGCATGATAAATATCGACACGGATATCTTTATCAGCTAATTCGATTTCGACTTCTTCCGCTTCCGGCATAACTACAACGGTTGCTGTCGATGTATGAATTCGTCCTTGTGATTCTGTTGAAGGAACTCGTTGCACGCGGTGAGCACCACTTTCGTATTTTAATTTTGAAAAGACGTTATCTCCTGAAATCATCATAATTACTTCTTTATATCCACCGATTCCAGTGACGTTTGCTTCTAAAACTTCCGCTTTCCACCCTTGTGCTTCTGCATATTTTTGGTACATATTAAATAAGTCGCCAGCAAAAAGTGCGGCTTCATCGCCACCGGCTGCACCACGGATTTCCATGATGATATTTTTATCATCATTTGGGTCTTTTGGTAATAATAAAATTTTAATGCGGTCTTCTAACACTTCTTTTTCTTTTTTCAAATCAGAAAGTTCTTCTTTCGCCATTTCGGCCATTTCCGCATCTAAGTTTTCACTTAAAAGTTCTTCGGCATCGCTAATCCCTTCAACAACTTGTTTATATCGGCGATAAACTTCAACCGTCTCACGTGTATTAGCTTCTTCCTTCGATAATTCCATGAAACGTTTTGTATCGCTAATGACTGCTGGGTCACTTAATAATTCGCCCAATTCCTCATAGCGATCTTCAATAGATTGTAATTGATCGTACATAGTGTCTCTCCTTACTGTTCTTCATTCACTGTTTTTGGATGAAAATAATGTTTGCGACAAACAGGATAGTAGGCTTCATTCCCACCAATTTGGACTTGATCCCCTTCATAAACGGGTTTGCCATCAATATAGTGCAAGTTCATAGTTGCTTTTTTATGACAGAACCAGCAAATCGTTTTTAATTCTTCTAATTTGTCTGCATATAAAAGTAAATACTTTGAGCCTTCAAATAATTCATTTCTAAAATCATTCTTTAGCCCAAATGCCATTACTGGAATATCTAATTCGTCAACAATTCGTGCAAATTCAATGACATGATGCTTGTTTAAAAATTGACATTCATCGACTAATACGCAAAAAGGTTTGTAAGACAAATCATTAATCAAGTCAAAGACATTGGTTTCTTCAAAAATTGGAATAGCATCTCTGCGTAATCCGATGCGACTGGATACTTTCCCAACACCATCACGTGTATCTAGTCCACTGGTCATCAAAACAACTGGTTTGTCTTGTTCTTCGTAATTGTGTGCTACTTTTAAGATTTCAATGGTTTTACCACTGTTCATTGCGCCATACTTGAAAAATAATTGAGCCATGTTCACTACACCTTTCCGTTAGTTCCTTACGTATTTTACTATATTTTCAGCAAAAAAGCAGTATTTTTAGCTAAAATGGTCGTGCATTTTTCTGAAAAAAACAGAATCTACGCCAAAGTCATTTTAGCAGGGCTGTTTATACTCCAACTAATGATCCTGCTAGTATGCAATAAAAAAGCCCGAAATTGTAGTTATTTGACTACAATTTCAGACTTTTTAATGCTAGTTATTTTTGAGCAGAGGCAAATTCTGCTGATTGCGTACCTGCTTGACGACCATAAATGATAATATCGGCGATGGCATTGCCTCCGATACGGTTTTGACCATGTAAGCCACCTGTTAATTCACCAGCAGCATATAGACCTTTAATTGGTGTGCCATCTTCACGTAAAACTTCTGTTTTCGTGTTGATTTTCACGCCACCCATTGTGTGGTGAATCCCTGGTGCAATTTTAATTGCGTAGTAAGGCGCTGTGCTTAAGTCAGCTTCCATTCCAGTTGTCCGGCCAAATTGTTTGTCATCTTTGGCATTAACATCTTGGTTCCAAGTATCAATCGTTGCTTTCAATGTATCGGCAGGCATGCCAATTTTTTCAGCTAATTCTTCAATCGTTTCACCTTTTTCCACGAAGCCTTTTTGATCATAGAAATCAATGGCTTTTGCACGGTCGCGTACGCCTTGGTCAAAGACTAAATAAGCTGATTTTTCTGGTAAGGCATTGATTGCTGCGGAAACTTTGTCGCGTGTATCTAACTCATTAACAAAACGTTCTCCTTTTTGAGAAGCCAAGATTGCGCCTTCTCCACGAACTGCTTCACCAATTAAGAAAGCATCGCTTTGTTGAACAGTTGGGTGAATTTGAATTTCTTTCATATCCACTAACGCACCGCCAACTTTTTGAATCATTTGGATACCGTCACCTGTTGTTCCTTCTTGGTTCGTTGTAACATAGTTTTTCAATTCTGGTTTGTATTGTGTAATTAATTTTTCGTTGGCACCGAAACCACCTGTTGTGACAACGACTGCTTTTGCTTTAACTGTTTTTTCTTTATCATCTTTCATTTTCACTTTTACGCCATCGATTTGACCGTTTTCTTCAACTAAGTCTGTGACGTCAGCATCAACAAACAATGGAATTTTTTCTTCGCGAACGTTACGTACTAAACCGTCAACTAGATAGCCCCCAATTGCTGATCCGTCAGCAGGTCGGTGTGTGCGTTTTTCGCTCATTCCACCTGTAATCGTTAAATTGCTCAATGTAATTCCTTTTGTATCTAACCAATCAATTGCTTCAGCTGAATGATCAACAAAATAACGTAGTAATTCTTGATCGTTGGTTCCTTTACCGCCTTTTAGTGTTTCTTCAAAGAATTTATCGTTGCTATCTTTAATGCCTTCTTTTTCTTGGAATTTTGTTTGTGAAGCATTCATTCCTGAAGACGATTTAATTGTATTCCCACCTGCAACAGGCATTTTTTCTAAAATAACTGGATTCATGCCAGCTTCTTTGGCTTGTAATGCAGCGGTCATCCCCGCACCACCTGAGCCAACAATAACAACATCATAACTGTCTTTTAGTTCACTTGGATCTGTATAACCATTAGCAGAGGCACCAGATGTTGCTTCTGTTTTTTCAGAAGATGCTTTTGTTTTACCAGCGGCTTTTTCTTGATCGCTTGTACAACCTGTTGCTGCACCTAATAATAACCCTAGGGAAAGAACTCCCATTAACACTTTTTTCATTGTTTTCCCACCTTATAAACTATTGATTTCTACCAACACAATTTCTTATTTTTCATTTGAATAAAAATAACAGTTTGTTACATAAAGTGAACACATTCACATATCAACCGAAATAAAAAAGCTACCACTACTTTTTAAAGTTGTATCGTTAGACAAACTGACCAATTAGCAATAAGTTGTTTGGGGAACAACCTATTTTTCTATTCTTTCATAAAATATCATGTTCTCGCTTGTTTGTGGATGTTTTCCAATTATTTCTAACGAATTTCTTATTTTTATTTGTCATTTCAAGGATTTTCTGGCAGAATTATTCGTTTGAGGCGAAAAGTTTTGGTATACTTAATTTAATTAGAATTGGGAGGTTATCTAGTGAACCATACACGTTTGCTGTGGCTGGCACAGCGAAAAAGCGATCGATTTATTCGCAAAAATTTTTCATCTATTCAAATCATCGTCGCTTATTACATATTAATGACGGTTATTTCTTATTTATTGTTTTGCCTCCCTATTTTCAGAGAACCTGACTCGCATGTTCCTTTTATTGATTTATTTTTCTTAGCAATCAGTACAGTCAGTGTTACTGGACTCACCACAGTCGATATTAATTCGGTTTTTAATGATCGTGGGATCGTCTTATTGGAGGTTCTTTTCCAAGTTGGTGGCTTAGGGATTATGATGATTTCAACGGTCTTTTTTATTTTATCAAAACGGCGAATCACATTAAAGCAACGTCAGTTAATTATGACTGACATGAATCAGCCGCGACTGAGCGGAATTGTTCGACTGATCCGCACTACTTTTTTGATTTTAATTTGGTTCCAAGTAATCTTCGGCTCGCTCTTTTCGCTTTATTTTTATATAAGTGGTTATTATACGAACTGGCGAGATGCGATATTTTATGGATTTTATCAAGCTATTTCTGCAGTGACTAATTCAGGCTTTGATATTTCAGGTGATTCAATTATCCCTTTTGCTCATGATTATCTCTTTTTACTGGCAATTATGTTCTTAATTTTTATCGGCGGAATTGGATTTCCCGTTTTACTGGAAATTCATGAGTGGTTACATTTTAAGAAAAAGAACTTTCGTAAGAAGAAACGAGGCTTGCCTTTCCGCTTCTCATTGTTTAGTAAAATTGCTTTGCTAGCGTTTATTGTTCTGTTTATTGGCGGGACTATTTTGATTTACTTATTAGAAAAAGATCACCTATTTTTGACAATGAATGAAAGTGGCCGTTGGGTAAGTTCGATGTTTTATTCGATGACTACACGAAACGCTGGCCTCCAAATTAATGATTTAGGGGACTTCCAAATCACAACATTGATTATTTTTTCTGTGTTAATGTTTATTGGTTGTAGTCCTAGCTCTGTTGGTGGTGGTGTTCGAACAACGACTGTTGCGATTATTGGTTTGTATTTGTTAGCCTTTTTAAAAAGTGAAGATGATATTAGCGTCTTTAGCCGTAAAATAGATGACGATGATGTCAAAAAATCGATTGTTGTCTTCATGTTATCTTTGATTATGTGCTTTTTCGCTGTCGTCTTTTTGTCAGCCACTGAAAATCTGCCCTTGATTTCAATCATTGTGGAAGTCGCTTCTGCCTTTGGGACAACCGGTCTTTCTTTAGGCATTACAGACGATTTAACAACAGTAGGTAAATTAATGATTGCCTTATTAATGTTTATTGGACGTATTGGTATGCTTTATACCTTAATGATTTTTGTACCAAAAGAAACACGTGACTTAGGCTACGAATACCCTTCAGAAAAAATTATTATTGGATAAAAAAACAAAGCCTCTCAAGTAAGAGGCTTTGTTTTTTTATTTTTTCATGTGTGTGACTAGTTTGTTATAACTTTCAGAGCGTTCAATTGCATCTTCTTTAGTTTTATCAAGTAAATGTTCGACTACTTCTTGATTTTCTTTAATTGTATGCAACGCAGAGTAACGTGTTTGTTTTTCAAGAAAATCACGCATTTTGTCAAAATCTGTTTTCTTGTAGTCAATGACCATCGGATCTTTGCCTTTCTTAACTAACTCTGGATTATAGCGATAAAGAGGCCAATAGCCAGATTCAACGGCTTCTTTGGCTTGATCTAACGTCCGAACCATTCCGCCTTTGACCCCGTGATTAATACATGGGGTATAACCGATGATAATTGATGGGCCTGGGTACCGCTCCGCTTCGTCAATTGCTTTAATCGTTTGCATTGAGTTTGCGCCTAAAGCTACTTGTGCAACGTAGACATTCCCATAAGTGATTGCCATCATCCCTAAATCTTTTTTAGAGGTATGTTTCCCACCCGCTGAGAATTTGGCAATGGCTGAAGCTGGTGTAGCTTTAGATGTTTGCCCACCTGTATTGGCATATACTTCATTATCCATAACAAAAATATTAACATCTTCCCCACTGGCAAGAACATGATCAATGCCGCTAAACCCGATATCATAGGCCCAACCATCGCCGCCGACAATCCATTGACTCGTTTTCACTAGTAAATCTTTTTGTTCGTAAATTTTTGTTAAAAGTGGATCTTCATCGGCTTCTTCACTTAATGCCGCCGCTAGTTTGGTTGCTCGCTGTTGTGTTCCTTCCCCTTCAGCCATGTGTTCCAACCAATCATTTAACAAGGCTTGAAGTGAATCTGATCCGACGTTTTTAGCAAGACTTTCTTCAACCAGACTAGCTAAATGTTGACGTTTCGTTCGATTGGCAATATACATACCATAACCATATTCCGCATTATCTTCAAACAGCGAATTACTCCAAGCTGGTCCTTGGCCACATTCGTTCGTTGTATAAGGTGTCACTGGTGACGAACCACCCCAAATTGATGAACAGCCTGTTGCGTTAGCAATCATCATTCGATCACCAAATAATTGTGTCAACAACTTAATATAAGGTGTTTCGCCACAGCCTTCACAAGCACCTGAAAATTCCATCAATGGCTGATTAAATTGGGAACCTTTAACAGAAAGTTTTTTGACTGGGTTGGCTTTTTGTTTAAGAGTCACCGCAAAGGCCCAATTCATCGCTTGCTCTTTCTGAGTTTCATAAGGTTTCATTAAAATCGCCTTGTCTTTCACGGGACATGCCTGAACACAAAGACCACAACCTGTACAGTCTTCTAAAGAAACTTGGATACGATACATCAACCCATCTGTGCCACGCATTTCGCGCATGGCAAAACCTGCAGGTGCTTCTTTCAGTTCTTCTTCATCCGCTAAAAATGGTCGAATAGCCGCATGTGGACAAACAAAGGCACATTCATTACACATCGTACACTTATCCATTTGCCACTCAGGCACTTCTAACGCAATGCCACGTTTTTCATAAGCTGCAGTGCCCATAGGAATGGCACCGCCCTTCATTCCGTTTTCAATCAAATCTGAAACGGTCAGCTGATCCCCTTCTTGACGATTGATTGGTTCTAAAATATTTGTCACAAAAGCTGGAGCTTCCGACTCTTGATTTTCTGGTTCTAAAACAATGGTGGCCCAATCTTCTGGGACTACAATTTCTTGCAGCGATTCAAAGGTAGCATCAATCGCTTGGTAATTTTTTTCAACAATTTCCATTGATTTTTTTCCATAAGTCTTTTTCACTTCTTCTTTAAGTAACGGTAAATATTGCTCTTTCGTTAAAATATCTGTTACTTCAAAAAAGGCAGTAGACATCACTGTATTGATCCGACGGCCTAAGCCTACTTTGCGAG from Enterococcus faecalis includes the following:
- a CDS encoding L-threonylcarbamoyladenylate synthase, with translation METKKLTKQEIAQAAAAIQAGELVAFPTETVYGLGADALNEAAVKKVYQVKGRPSDNPLIVHVNNVEMVKKYVATLPEVATKLVSAFWPGPLTLIFNVPSDTFSKTVTGGLETVAFRMPDNQATLALIEQANVPLVGPSANTSGKPSPTSAEHVYHDLQGKIAAILDDGPTQIGVESTVLDLTAEDGVPVILRPGAITKEQLESIIPQVKIDTHLISETAAPKAPGMKYKHYSPDAEVWIISGQTAEWQAAIQQAKEQQEKIGLFLSDEQAAQLDTENTFVYSYGAETVENATKELFAGLRALDEQGATTIFAQGFAETGLGTAYMNRLKKSANQKFFEK
- a CDS encoding thymidine kinase; translation: MAQLFFKYGAMNSGKTIEILKVAHNYEEQDKPVVLMTSGLDTRDGVGKVSSRIGLRRDAIPIFEETNVFDLINDLSYKPFCVLVDECQFLNKHHVIEFARIVDELDIPVMAFGLKNDFRNELFEGSKYLLLYADKLEELKTICWFCHKKATMNLHYIDGKPVYEGDQVQIGGNEAYYPVCRKHYFHPKTVNEEQ
- a CDS encoding AzlC family ABC transporter permease, producing the protein MNHQLDAPTGIREALPTVFGYIGIGIAFGIVGQAAGFSPLIVSAMSFFIFAGSAQFVTVSMLTGGSPILSIVLATFLVNARMILMGMTIAPYFKAESLGKNLWLGTLLTDESFALGMNKLNHTKGRLSFEWFNAANLISYATWVFSTIIGAYLGRFIANPQALGLEFAVVAMFIGLLYLQIISDRSMKIALQLIMVLITFGLMSIGLIFIPSNLIVLVVTLIGCGIGVMIKHAFF
- the glyA gene encoding serine hydroxymethyltransferase, with product MDYKTYDPDLWNAIAREEERQENNLELIASENVVSKAVMAAQGSILTNKYAEGYPGKRYYGGCEFIDIVENLAIDRAKELFGAKFANVQAHSGSQANTAAYLSLVEPGDTILGMDLSAGGHLTHGSPVNFSGKTYNFVSYGVDPSTEVIDYDVVRILAREHRPKLIVAGASAYSRTIDFKRFREIADEVDAKLMVDMAHIAGLVASGLHPNPVPYADIVTSTTHKTLRGPRGGLILTNSEELAKKVNSSIFPGIQGGPLEHVIAGKAAAFKEALDPSFAEYSQQVIANAQAMTKVFNQAPEARLISGATDNHLLLIEVTGFGLNGKEAEAILDSVNITVNKNSIPFEQLSPFKTSGIRIGTPAITSRGFKEEDAVEVAKLIVQVLKDPENTAVHDEVKAAVAALTKKYPLYN
- a CDS encoding AzlD domain-containing protein, translating into MPSSEYLFLTILGCTVATWLSRILPFLLLKKISLPQKLLEYLSFVPIVIMSALWFSSLFEQRIGHLPSLNLPYLFASFPTILAAILTKNLLLIVLVGIASFALIQNFI
- the prmC gene encoding peptide chain release factor N(5)-glutamine methyltransferase, which translates into the protein MAKRYFEVLNWASSFLEAQGKEGYAIHYVFLERKGWDKTQWLLHMQEEMPKEEEKQLKTDLAQLLTDYPAQYLLGQAEFYGHSFIVNEHTLIPRPETEELVERCLKANPDTPLTVVDVGTGTGAIAISLKLARPNWRVIAIDLSEEALTVAKKNAQVLGADIEFYHGNGLQPVASEKIDLLISNPPYISEQEWHLMDASVRTYEPKTALFAENNGLALYQQLIHESQTMLKADGKIYFEIGFQQGAALQELLSAAYPQKTIKIEKDLSGNDRLAIAE
- the upp gene encoding uracil phosphoribosyltransferase, encoding MGKFQVIDHPLIQHKLTMIREKNCGTKVFREVVNEIAMLMAYEVSRDMPLEDVVIETPMGKSTQKTLSGKKVAIIPILRAGIGMVDGILELIPAAKVGHVGLYRDEETLQPHEYFVKLPEDIASRQLFVVDPMLATGGSAIMAIDSLKERGASNIKFVCLVAVPEGVKALQEAHPDVDIYTAALDERLNEDGYIVPGLGDAGDRLFGTK
- the prfA gene encoding peptide chain release factor 1, which produces MYDQLQSIEDRYEELGELLSDPAVISDTKRFMELSKEEANTRETVEVYRRYKQVVEGISDAEELLSENLDAEMAEMAKEELSDLKKEKEVLEDRIKILLLPKDPNDDKNIIMEIRGAAGGDEAALFAGDLFNMYQKYAEAQGWKAEVLEANVTGIGGYKEVIMMISGDNVFSKLKYESGAHRVQRVPSTESQGRIHTSTATVVVMPEAEEVEIELADKDIRVDIYHASGAGGQHVNKTASAVRLTHLPTGIVVAMQDERSQLKNREKAMKVLRARVYDQIQQEAQSEYDANRKSAVGTGDRSERIRTYNFPQNRVTDHRIGLTIQKLDQILAGKLDEIIDALVLYDQTSKLEEMQNG